A window from Listeria seeligeri serovar 1/2b str. SLCC3954 encodes these proteins:
- a CDS encoding QueT transporter family protein: MKMKILTVNAIIAALYVVLGMIVAPIGFMALQFRLPEIFNHLIVFNKKYFWGIILGVFITNLFFSGLGWIDLVFGVAQSAISLLLMIGISKYIKGIIPRMIINTVLFSLTMAIIAWELVIVFDLPFLITWATTALSEFIVMGIGIPLMYLLNKRLNFKKMID, from the coding sequence ATGAAAATGAAAATATTAACGGTGAATGCTATTATTGCGGCACTTTATGTTGTGCTCGGGATGATTGTAGCGCCAATTGGTTTTATGGCATTACAGTTTCGCTTGCCAGAAATTTTTAACCACCTAATTGTCTTCAATAAAAAGTATTTTTGGGGCATTATTCTTGGGGTATTTATTACGAACTTATTCTTTTCCGGGTTAGGTTGGATTGATTTAGTGTTTGGCGTTGCGCAATCAGCTATTTCGTTATTACTAATGATTGGAATTTCTAAATACATAAAAGGAATAATTCCGCGGATGATTATTAACACCGTGCTATTCTCGCTAACAATGGCAATTATTGCTTGGGAATTAGTTATTGTCTTTGATTTACCATTCTTAATTACTTGGGCGACAACAGCTCTAAGCGAATTTATAGTGATGGGTATCGGAATTCCGCTTATGTATCTTTTAAATAAACGATTGAATTTCAAAAAAATGATTGATTAG
- a CDS encoding TetR/AcrR family transcriptional regulator, with translation MNTRIKVHQPLNIDLRAQKTQTKFYTVIENYYLTGRSFESISIKELCAKADVSRATFYRHHEEIIQIVEVQLLRNMQQFSKKLDQITLSRQNIQQLIISLLQEKQQLFQIIAWSKAESIFLDVIAGEILRICLLKEITFSDNHFVPNYLARMILNLGLEISPQQRKYTNQQLYELISETIHFLAK, from the coding sequence ATAAACACACGAATAAAAGTACATCAACCACTAAATATTGATTTGCGCGCACAAAAAACACAAACGAAATTTTATACAGTTATCGAGAATTATTATCTGACCGGGCGTTCATTTGAATCTATCTCTATAAAAGAGTTGTGCGCCAAAGCCGATGTGTCACGAGCAACTTTTTACCGTCACCATGAAGAAATAATTCAAATCGTCGAGGTGCAACTACTACGAAATATGCAGCAATTCTCAAAAAAACTCGATCAAATCACGTTAAGCCGTCAAAATATCCAACAATTAATTATCTCGCTACTTCAAGAAAAACAACAGCTATTTCAAATTATCGCTTGGAGCAAGGCTGAATCGATTTTTTTAGATGTAATCGCTGGAGAAATCCTCAGAATTTGTTTATTAAAAGAAATTACTTTTTCAGACAATCATTTTGTTCCCAATTATTTGGCGAGGATGATTTTAAATCTAGGTTTAGAAATTAGCCCCCAACAACGCAAATATACAAATCAGCAATTGTATGAATTAATTTCAGAAACTATTCATTTTTTGGCAAAATAA